The sequence TGACGCAGCTCCAGCAATTCATAGACGAGAATCGAATCCCGCTGCACCCCTTGCATCGTCGCGGATATCCAAGCATTGGCTGCGAACCGTGCACGCGGGCCGTAGAACCAGGCGAAGATCTTCGCGCCGGACGCTGGTGGTGGGAGTTGGACAACAAAGAATGCGGTTTACACACAAAAAGTTGAAAGCGCATCGGGAAACAAAAAGCTCCGGGCCGGCAGTAAGTCTGGTAGGCGCTGGCCCGGGGGACCCGGAATTGCTGACGCTTCGCGCGCTTCGCCGATTGCAGGAAGCTGATGTTGTGCTCTATGATCGACTGATTTGCATCGATGTTCTGAAGCTGGCGCAACAGGCCACGCTGGTGCCGGTGGGGAAAAAGCCGGGCCGCGCCGGCGCCCTGCGGCAAGATCGGATCTGCCGACTGTTGATTCGCTATGCAAGCGCCGGTTTTCGCGTTGTCCGACTCAAAGGCGGCGATCCGTTTGTATTTGGGCGCGGAGGCGAGGAAGCGCTGGCGCTCAGCGCAGCCGGAATCGACTTTGAAGTGGTACCCGGCGTAAGCAGCTTTTACGCCGCACCGGCCGCCGCAGGCATTCCGATTACGCACCGCGGTCTGGCCGGAGGGTTTGCGGTCTTTACAGCTCAACAGGCCGAAGGCAATGCGGCGCCGCCGTGGCAGGCGGCCGTGCAGATGCCCACAGCGGTTTTCGTAATGGGCGCCACGGCGCTGTCGGAAATCACGCGGCAACTGATCCTGCACGGCAGATCCCCGGAAACGCCAGCGGCGCTGATATCACGGGCCACCTGGCCGGACCAAGAGGTGATCTGCGGCAGTCTGGATACGATTGCAGCGCTGGCAGCAGAGGCGCAATCGCCGGCCTGCCTGATCGTTGGAGAGGTCGTTGCGCTGCGTGCGAAAATTCTCGGCCTCGAGGGCGAAAACGACATCGCAACGGATATCGCTCAAACCGGCGGCGGATACTTGTTGGGTGCGTAGGATCTTATCAGAGCTTCGGCAGTTGCCACCGGCGCCTGCCAGCCAAACTGACGACGAAATCGAGAATCATCAACCCACAGCGAATCGCAGAGTCGACGGATGGCGTAGTTGCTGAATGGGATACTGCGTCCGCTAAACTTTTCAAGCAGGTCGCCGGCGCGACCAAGCGTCCGCAGGCCAGGGGCGGGCAAAGGAAAGAGCCGGGCAGGACGCTGGAGAGCGGCAGCCAGCATTCGAATCAACTGTGGCGTAGAAAAGTCCTCCGCATCGCGCAACAGATACACCCCTGAGCCAAAGCGCGTCGCGCCCAGCAATGCAACCAATGCACTGGCCAGGTTTTCTACGTAGAGCACAGAGCGCCTGTTGCGGATGCTGGCCAGTGGCAGCGGCAAACCGCGTTCAATCAACGAGGCCAAACGTTCCAGATTGCCGCGCCCGCCCGTTCCATACAACATCGGCGGACGAACGATCGCTACGGGCAGGCGACGCTTCTGCTGAAGTCGAAGGAGGATGCGGTCTGCGGCCAGCTTGCTCCGACCGTAGGCGCTGTCCGGATGTTCGGGATAGCGCTCATCAATTGCGACTTCGCTACTGGAAGCAGCGGCGTGCAACGAACTCAAGGCAGTGAAACGACCTACGCCGCTGCGAATGCTGGCCTGCGCAAGGAGTTCCAGGCCGTGCACATTGACCCGCTGAAAATCTGATTCCATGGACGCCGCGTCGCGGTCCAAAACATGAACATGGGCGGCCAGGTGCAATACCTGCTGGCAACCGCGCAGCAACGCACGGCCGTCGCGCAATTCCTCAAGCGGACCACAGTGGACAACCTCGATATCCGCCGGATATTCGCGCTCCGCCGGCCGGCGCAGGGCAAGGCGCAAACGGAAGCCGGCCCGCCAGAGCGCCGGCACAATGCTGCGCCCGACGAAGCCGCTGGCGCCGGTGATCA comes from Leptospirales bacterium and encodes:
- a CDS encoding NAD-dependent epimerase/dehydratase family protein — translated: MGQRTKRSDRVLITGASGFVGRSIVPALWRAGFRLRLALRRPAEREYPADIEVVHCGPLEELRDGRALLRGCQQVLHLAAHVHVLDRDAASMESDFQRVNVHGLELLAQASIRSGVGRFTALSSLHAAASSSEVAIDERYPEHPDSAYGRSKLAADRILLRLQQKRRLPVAIVRPPMLYGTGGRGNLERLASLIERGLPLPLASIRNRRSVLYVENLASALVALLGATRFGSGVYLLRDAEDFSTPQLIRMLAAALQRPARLFPLPAPGLRTLGRAGDLLEKFSGRSIPFSNYAIRRLCDSLWVDDSRFRRQFGWQAPVATAEALIRSYAPNKYPPPV
- the cobA gene encoding uroporphyrinogen-III C-methyltransferase; its protein translation is MRFTHKKLKAHRETKSSGPAVSLVGAGPGDPELLTLRALRRLQEADVVLYDRLICIDVLKLAQQATLVPVGKKPGRAGALRQDRICRLLIRYASAGFRVVRLKGGDPFVFGRGGEEALALSAAGIDFEVVPGVSSFYAAPAAAGIPITHRGLAGGFAVFTAQQAEGNAAPPWQAAVQMPTAVFVMGATALSEITRQLILHGRSPETPAALISRATWPDQEVICGSLDTIAALAAEAQSPACLIVGEVVALRAKILGLEGENDIATDIAQTGGGYLLGA